A genomic region of Candidatus Marimicrobium litorale contains the following coding sequences:
- a CDS encoding response regulator transcription factor: protein MPPSEKVYVVDDDPEILSVLSQTLRRSGLDAQMYDSCKLFLSAYDAERPGCILLDISMPEMDGMQLLDVLNKKSNQTPVIFLTGTATVGAAVEALKCGAVDFIEKPYRAAGLIESVRNALVLDKERRNQRGALEDVTRRYEKLTAREKEVMFWMAEGKANKVIAGILDISSRTVEIYRKNIYDKLEASSVAEIVKMKLLLEE from the coding sequence GTGCCCCCATCTGAAAAAGTCTATGTCGTAGACGACGATCCGGAAATATTGAGTGTACTGTCACAGACACTCCGCCGATCCGGTCTAGATGCTCAAATGTACGACTCATGCAAGCTGTTCCTATCCGCTTATGACGCCGAAAGGCCGGGCTGCATACTGCTGGATATCAGTATGCCGGAAATGGACGGCATGCAGTTGTTGGACGTACTTAACAAGAAATCTAACCAGACGCCGGTCATATTTTTGACCGGCACGGCTACCGTAGGTGCAGCTGTGGAAGCACTTAAGTGCGGCGCAGTCGACTTTATCGAAAAACCCTATCGGGCTGCAGGACTTATTGAATCAGTCCGCAATGCACTCGTACTGGATAAAGAGCGCAGAAATCAGCGCGGTGCGCTAGAAGATGTTACCCGGCGCTATGAGAAGCTAACCGCTCGAGAGAAAGAAGTGATGTTCTGGATGGCAGAGGGCAAGGCTAACAAGGTTATCGCTGGCATCCTGGATATCAGTAGTCGCACCGTTGAGATATACAGAAAAAATATTTACGACAAGCTGGAGGCGAGCTCCGTTGCCGAAATTGTAAAAATGAAGCTATTATTGGAGGAATAG
- a CDS encoding PAS domain S-box protein, whose amino-acid sequence MNRPVTTTLGIAALFTLGAALGKYLELEPYQISIFWPPSGIALAAVLILGNRALPGIAIGAILTLAMAISREPNVPFIVIAGVGTITMIAWVLQPVVAAYLLVRQFQLPMAWGSIRAYIRGAIVIVACATIPASAGTAALYATGLMPISDIYSAWLIWWMGDVIGMITLTPALYISIGYLRGNNNLNSLPPARTALSLSISSILAILIFTFFYNFESAAIQEKVDKEVRIFSLKLQASYRRAAAEVSATHAYLASDERASGVSFTTFFDELHSLPNSLHCLMWAPVDRLSYSEGSEAFNGQSSEMSASNFTVKYIMPAAYSSAVGGTLDLGSQRAIGKILGSTDPNIARGVSAQLHNEEIHWGHEGGYTLTLAKAVYREGPNRTVTPPASELRGFIVAEYLLSDLVNDAYTKSADEIQIYVFADQVKNGPIWSSPSAKTEFDGVTSSKEFISALKKITGFIKQDTVKIADTNWTIVSSGGPEFVLHNRGWGPFFQAGTIMALGMLVIFMLRTRENTRLERERTIALRDAVVVSAQQPFIHLDQDGRVLEWNKAAEKTFGWSLEEVLGHKLSETLIPERYRDAHEKGMARYSRLGTGPVLGKPLEIEAVRSDNIEIPVSLLINSVKYENQWHYFAFVSDISEQKDNRLALNQAHDNLKRLYEAIPDAIVVYDTVGKLIECNTAAAQLFKTSRNQLLGSGFINIIAERSQESLPRITAALTDGAGNRWISERDELYCIDGDGSEFPVEAVVSPQQTSDGVNYIAVLRDNTEQYEAEQRRQQGLMIESLGRMTGILAHDFNNLLSIIIGHLDLVGEQIANEKETNVDGKYIDIALNAALRGSSMVKSLLSVAKQQPMIPLAFDVGQKIQECLPLIQSGVDDSITIVYEAPPEPLLVKADDSALTSALINLAVNATESIIGIGTIQISVEKHTIGRSDTQFSSVPGDYAVISVTDNGSGMSPDVLNRAAAPFFTTKKRSSASGLGLSMVSSFAKQHGGDISVISEVNSGTSVSVCIPLVGSEADEKAPLKALSQNRARVLVVDDQSEMVDLIVSWLESGGYEAHRAETPSLAIKLVSEVTLPFDLLITDVLMPATNGFQLSKAIQEKMPEVETLYITGTLSGHTETIFGDTDPTILEKPFRKDEMLSAVSNLLNQSSQETGSVVTRQIDEQ is encoded by the coding sequence ATGAACAGGCCAGTAACAACAACTCTGGGAATTGCGGCTCTGTTTACGTTGGGTGCAGCACTGGGGAAATATCTTGAACTAGAACCGTATCAGATCTCTATTTTCTGGCCCCCTTCCGGCATAGCGCTGGCAGCTGTCTTGATTCTGGGGAATCGAGCCCTTCCCGGAATTGCCATTGGCGCAATTCTCACCCTCGCCATGGCTATCAGTCGTGAGCCAAATGTGCCGTTCATAGTTATTGCCGGCGTCGGCACCATCACCATGATCGCGTGGGTACTTCAACCCGTTGTCGCAGCATACCTACTCGTGCGGCAGTTCCAGCTACCGATGGCGTGGGGGAGTATAAGGGCATACATACGGGGAGCCATCGTTATCGTCGCATGCGCTACTATTCCGGCAAGCGCTGGCACAGCAGCGCTATATGCCACAGGGTTGATGCCAATCTCGGACATCTACTCCGCTTGGCTTATTTGGTGGATGGGTGATGTGATAGGCATGATCACTCTGACACCTGCGCTATATATCTCCATAGGATATCTAAGGGGAAACAACAACCTCAACAGTTTGCCGCCTGCGCGCACAGCACTTTCCTTAAGCATAAGCTCTATCCTCGCGATACTAATCTTTACCTTTTTTTACAACTTTGAGTCAGCTGCAATACAAGAAAAAGTCGATAAAGAGGTGCGTATATTTAGCTTAAAACTTCAAGCATCATATCGCCGCGCCGCGGCGGAGGTGTCGGCGACACACGCATATTTAGCATCTGATGAAAGAGCCTCCGGTGTATCATTTACTACTTTTTTTGATGAATTGCACAGTCTGCCAAATAGCCTTCATTGCCTTATGTGGGCACCCGTAGATCGTTTGTCGTATTCAGAAGGATCAGAAGCGTTCAACGGTCAAAGCAGCGAGATGAGCGCCAGCAATTTCACTGTTAAATACATAATGCCTGCTGCATACAGTTCAGCGGTCGGAGGCACTTTAGATCTGGGTTCGCAAAGAGCCATTGGGAAAATTTTAGGAAGCACTGATCCTAATATTGCAAGAGGAGTTTCTGCGCAACTGCATAATGAAGAAATTCACTGGGGCCATGAGGGTGGTTATACTCTCACACTCGCGAAAGCAGTCTACCGGGAAGGTCCTAATCGGACCGTAACGCCTCCAGCAAGCGAGCTCCGAGGATTCATCGTAGCGGAGTATTTACTTTCTGATCTAGTCAACGATGCTTACACAAAAAGCGCTGACGAAATACAGATTTATGTATTTGCCGATCAGGTTAAAAATGGTCCGATTTGGAGCAGCCCGTCTGCCAAGACTGAATTCGATGGAGTCACATCGAGCAAAGAGTTTATATCCGCGCTCAAGAAAATCACAGGGTTTATAAAACAAGACACCGTGAAAATTGCTGATACAAACTGGACCATTGTCTCGAGCGGTGGGCCAGAATTTGTCTTGCATAACCGAGGCTGGGGGCCCTTCTTTCAAGCGGGCACAATTATGGCGCTCGGGATGCTTGTCATTTTTATGCTGCGCACCCGCGAAAACACTCGACTGGAGCGCGAGAGAACAATAGCCTTGCGTGACGCGGTGGTCGTGAGCGCCCAACAACCCTTCATCCACCTGGATCAGGATGGCCGAGTACTGGAATGGAACAAGGCAGCTGAAAAAACATTCGGATGGTCCCTAGAGGAAGTACTGGGACACAAACTTAGCGAAACGTTAATACCCGAGCGATACAGAGACGCCCATGAAAAAGGAATGGCAAGATACAGCAGGCTTGGGACGGGTCCGGTTCTGGGCAAACCACTAGAAATCGAGGCTGTCCGCTCCGACAACATCGAGATCCCTGTTTCGTTACTCATAAACTCAGTGAAATATGAGAACCAGTGGCATTATTTTGCTTTTGTATCAGATATTTCGGAACAGAAAGATAACCGGTTAGCGCTGAATCAGGCACACGACAACCTGAAAAGGCTCTACGAAGCAATCCCGGATGCAATTGTTGTCTACGACACTGTGGGAAAACTAATAGAATGTAACACGGCGGCAGCGCAATTATTTAAAACCAGCAGAAACCAGCTGCTTGGCAGTGGTTTCATCAACATAATCGCGGAACGCTCTCAGGAATCTCTGCCGAGGATCACAGCAGCATTAACGGACGGAGCAGGAAACCGCTGGATAAGTGAGCGAGATGAGCTTTATTGCATCGATGGTGATGGTTCTGAGTTCCCGGTCGAGGCTGTCGTAAGCCCACAGCAAACCTCTGACGGGGTTAACTACATCGCAGTTTTACGTGACAATACAGAGCAGTATGAAGCCGAGCAGAGGCGGCAACAGGGCCTGATGATTGAATCACTAGGCCGCATGACCGGGATTCTTGCGCACGACTTCAATAATTTACTTTCAATTATTATTGGGCACCTCGACCTTGTGGGCGAGCAAATAGCCAACGAAAAAGAAACCAACGTTGATGGCAAATATATCGACATTGCACTCAATGCCGCGCTGAGGGGTTCGTCAATGGTGAAATCGCTGCTCTCAGTCGCGAAGCAGCAGCCCATGATACCCCTTGCCTTCGACGTCGGACAAAAAATTCAGGAGTGCCTGCCACTCATACAAAGCGGTGTAGACGACAGCATTACAATTGTTTACGAGGCTCCACCAGAGCCCCTGTTAGTCAAAGCCGACGACAGCGCCCTTACTTCTGCGCTGATAAATCTCGCCGTAAACGCAACTGAATCTATTATTGGGATCGGGACAATCCAGATCTCCGTTGAAAAACACACTATTGGCCGATCAGATACGCAATTTTCGAGTGTGCCGGGCGACTATGCTGTCATTAGCGTCACGGATAACGGTTCCGGGATGTCGCCCGATGTCCTCAACCGAGCCGCCGCCCCCTTCTTTACGACCAAGAAGCGAAGCAGCGCTAGTGGTCTAGGGCTGTCTATGGTCTCCAGCTTCGCAAAACAACACGGCGGTGATATTTCTGTCATCTCCGAGGTTAATAGTGGCACTAGCGTCAGTGTGTGCATACCGCTTGTTGGCAGCGAAGCTGATGAAAAGGCGCCTCTTAAAGCTTTATCACAAAATCGCGCGAGGGTGCTTGTTGTAGACGATCAGTCCGAAATGGTAGACCTTATTGTCTCCTGGCTCGAATCTGGAGGCTACGAGGCGCACCGCGCTGAGACGCCATCCTTGGCAATAAAGTTAGTTTCCGAGGTAACATTACCATTTGACCTACTGATCACAGATGTTTTAATGCCAGCGACCAACGGTTTTCAGCTGTCCAAAGCTATCCAGGAGAAAATGCCGGAAGTAGAGACGCTTTACATCACGGGCACGTTATCGGGGCACACAGAGACTATTTTTGGCGATACAGACCCGACCATACTCGAGAAGCCATTCAGAAAGGACGAAATGCTTTCAGCGGTCAGCAATCTACTAAATCAATCGTCGCAGGAGACTGGCTCAGTGGTCACAAGGCAAATCGATGAGCAGTAA